Proteins encoded by one window of Archaeoglobus veneficus SNP6:
- a CDS encoding 50S ribosomal protein L21e, translating to MGWKSHGFRFKSGRKLRKGVREKGVRIRKALQTFEIGQYVHIDIEPAVHKGMPHPRFQGRTGRVIGQRGRAYLVEVRDGGKYKTLIVRPEHLKPQV from the coding sequence ATGGGGTGGAAATCTCACGGTTTCAGGTTCAAGTCGGGAAGGAAGCTCAGAAAAGGTGTAAGGGAGAAGGGAGTCAGGATAAGGAAGGCCCTCCAGACATTTGAGATTGGACAGTACGTCCACATCGATATCGAGCCGGCTGTTCACAAGGGTATGCCCCACCCCCGCTTCCAGGGGAGGACGGGCAGAGTTATAGGCCAGAGAGGTAGAGCCTACCTCGTCGAAGTGAGGGACGGTGGAAAGTATAAGACGCTCATTGTCAGGCCGGAGCACCTCAAGCCACAGGTGTGA
- a CDS encoding DUF655 domain-containing protein: MEQRREKSKEKMEDYAYVLDFLPYGHPEDKRPIHRREPLAQVVGEKYFTLLEVSLKKGSSPLVMDRLYIGKGERDVVHKIKKKLRFEDLTPAAKSELPYVLEHIVKENEGRFVEFFNKAEPITTRLHQLELLPGIGKKTMWAILDERKKEPFKSFDDIASRVKGLQRPEKLIINRIIYELQNPATKYKLFTL; this comes from the coding sequence ATGGAGCAGAGAAGAGAAAAGTCAAAAGAAAAGATGGAGGACTATGCTTACGTGCTTGATTTCCTCCCTTACGGCCATCCCGAGGATAAGAGACCCATTCACAGGCGAGAACCCCTCGCGCAGGTGGTAGGTGAAAAGTACTTCACTCTCCTCGAAGTCAGTCTGAAGAAAGGCTCATCTCCTCTTGTAATGGACAGACTCTACATAGGGAAGGGTGAGAGAGACGTAGTCCACAAGATCAAGAAAAAGCTGAGGTTCGAAGATCTGACACCCGCAGCAAAATCGGAGCTACCCTATGTTCTGGAGCACATCGTTAAGGAGAACGAAGGTAGGTTTGTGGAGTTTTTCAACAAAGCCGAACCCATTACGACCCGTTTACATCAGCTCGAACTGCTTCCGGGCATAGGAAAGAAGACTATGTGGGCAATTCTCGACGAGAGAAAGAAGGAGCCGTTTAAGAGCTTCGATGATATCGCCAGCAGAGTAAAAGGCCTGCAGCGCCCCGAAAAGCTGATAATCAATCGTATAATCTACGAGCTTCAGAATCCGGCTACGAAGTACAAGCTCTTCACCCTATGA
- a CDS encoding helix-hairpin-helix domain-containing protein: protein MAIAIVDGYVDEPSCLGVPPYISPYPRYIYGMLRRLKINAAYFTAEQVRERPSLLEKFDFSIVIAGAIVPGKYLAAKPLSLREVAMLPGDKVVVGPVALELGKREKEELNVLNYPFERELFEYLCKYSGVEKSFDLDSFAILGSEVVRQHPDFPHVICEIETYRGCYWRKCSFCMEFIHGRPKMRDPNAVLGEIEALYSAGVRHFRLGRQTDFFTYMADFSYEVPKPNADFMLAFHREIWRRCPKIKTLHLDNVNPKTIAEHPEESSKIIKTIVMYQTPGNVAAFGLESADERVVELNSLAAMPDEVMKAIELVNCYGRAVGYNGMPCFLPGINFVIGLIGETKKTFEKNFEFLSELLERNLLVRRINIRQVKIVPGTKMEKFGDRNVRRHKKYFRFFKRKVREEIDREMLRKLVPVGRKLTELRCEVVEGNLTFARQMGTYPLLVGLVGRYTRNKFVDARVVGYGMRSVTAVEILDVNRASLQQLEAIPGIGKATAAKIVANRPFRNVEEIASLVENFDEIKDFFLL from the coding sequence GTGGCAATCGCTATAGTTGACGGATACGTTGACGAGCCGTCTTGCCTTGGAGTTCCGCCGTACATCTCTCCTTACCCGAGATACATCTACGGGATGCTCAGAAGGCTGAAAATTAATGCTGCCTATTTTACCGCTGAGCAGGTGAGGGAACGTCCATCGCTTCTTGAAAAATTCGATTTTTCCATCGTTATTGCCGGAGCGATTGTACCGGGGAAGTACCTCGCTGCAAAGCCCCTAAGCCTGCGGGAGGTTGCAATGCTTCCGGGGGATAAGGTTGTTGTTGGCCCCGTTGCTCTGGAGCTTGGTAAAAGAGAGAAAGAAGAGCTCAACGTCCTGAACTATCCCTTTGAAAGGGAACTGTTCGAATATCTATGCAAATACTCCGGAGTAGAGAAATCCTTTGACCTCGACTCCTTCGCAATACTTGGCAGCGAAGTGGTCAGGCAACATCCCGACTTCCCCCACGTGATATGCGAGATAGAGACTTACAGGGGGTGCTACTGGAGAAAGTGCTCGTTCTGCATGGAGTTTATCCACGGAAGACCGAAAATGAGGGACCCCAACGCAGTACTGGGGGAAATTGAAGCTCTTTACAGTGCTGGCGTGAGGCACTTCAGGCTGGGCAGGCAGACTGACTTCTTTACGTACATGGCCGATTTCAGCTACGAGGTTCCGAAGCCGAACGCCGATTTCATGCTGGCTTTTCACAGAGAGATATGGCGAAGATGTCCGAAGATAAAAACACTGCATTTAGACAACGTAAATCCGAAGACAATTGCAGAACATCCTGAAGAGAGCTCGAAGATAATAAAGACAATAGTCATGTATCAGACACCCGGAAACGTTGCGGCCTTTGGGCTTGAAAGTGCCGACGAAAGGGTTGTGGAACTTAACAGCCTTGCAGCAATGCCGGATGAGGTAATGAAGGCAATAGAACTCGTCAACTGCTACGGGAGGGCAGTAGGCTACAATGGCATGCCATGCTTTCTCCCCGGCATAAACTTCGTTATCGGGTTGATTGGTGAGACGAAGAAGACGTTTGAGAAGAACTTCGAGTTTCTTTCCGAGTTGCTCGAGAGAAATCTTCTCGTAAGGCGGATAAACATCCGGCAGGTCAAGATAGTTCCGGGAACGAAAATGGAGAAGTTTGGCGATCGCAACGTCAGAAGGCACAAGAAGTACTTCAGATTTTTCAAAAGGAAGGTCAGGGAAGAGATAGATAGGGAAATGCTGAGGAAGTTAGTTCCCGTTGGCAGGAAGCTTACAGAGCTTAGATGTGAGGTTGTAGAGGGAAATTTGACCTTTGCAAGGCAGATGGGAACGTATCCTCTCCTCGTTGGCCTCGTTGGCAGATATACAAGAAACAAATTTGTAGATGCCCGCGTTGTAGGCTACGGAATGCGTTCAGTAACTGCCGTAGAGATTCTCGACGTAAACAGAGCAAGCTTGCAGCAGCTTGAGGCAATTCCGGGAATAGGAAAAGCAACCGCTGCAAAAATAGTCGCGAACAGACCCTTCAGAAATGTCGAAGAAATTGCGAGCCTCGTAGAGAACTTCGATGAGATAAAGGACTTCTTTTTACTTTGA
- a CDS encoding RNA polymerase Rpb4 family protein: MAFKEVKEFEYITIAEAKEIMEKIAEERKQQAELLFETRRALKHLRTFSKLPAEDAKKLVEELMALPHVGRKDIAVKLADIMPKVPDEVRTIFAKERFTLTPEQIQEILDIIAKYR; the protein is encoded by the coding sequence ATGGCTTTTAAAGAAGTTAAGGAGTTTGAGTACATAACCATAGCAGAGGCAAAGGAGATAATGGAAAAGATAGCCGAAGAGAGGAAGCAGCAGGCCGAACTCCTTTTTGAGACGAGAAGAGCTTTAAAGCATTTGAGGACTTTTTCTAAGCTTCCTGCCGAGGATGCGAAAAAGCTTGTTGAAGAGCTCATGGCTCTTCCCCATGTTGGCAGGAAGGACATAGCGGTAAAGCTTGCTGACATAATGCCGAAGGTGCCAGACGAGGTTAGAACCATCTTTGCAAAGGAGCGCTTTACACTAACCCCGGAGCAGATTCAGGAGATACTCGACATAATTGCTAAATACCGGTAG
- the rsmA gene encoding 16S rRNA (adenine(1518)-N(6)/adenine(1519)-N(6))-dimethyltransferase RsmA yields the protein MKFFKSKGQHIVSKAIARRIAGYAELSKKDTVLEVGCGTGVLTSVLLERAGKVYGIEIDARFVKLLQEKFAKEIDEGRFILIHGDAMKVEFPPFNKFVSNIPYFISSPLTFKLLRHDFDVAVVMYQREFAERLVARKGENYGRLSVVVKAYAKPEIVEYVSRKAFRPPPSVDSAVVRLIKKPEIEVENLQIFEDLVRYCFSRRRKQLGKILDEWMESRGIWLEVPEELRRLRPEDIEPEVYAEIVKSAKL from the coding sequence ATGAAGTTTTTCAAGTCGAAAGGGCAGCACATCGTAAGCAAGGCGATTGCGAGGAGAATTGCTGGCTATGCGGAATTGAGTAAGAAGGACACGGTTCTCGAGGTAGGCTGCGGAACGGGTGTTTTGACCTCTGTTTTACTTGAAAGGGCAGGAAAAGTGTACGGAATCGAGATAGATGCACGATTTGTTAAATTGCTCCAGGAAAAATTCGCGAAAGAAATTGACGAGGGCAGGTTTATTCTAATCCACGGGGATGCGATGAAAGTCGAATTCCCTCCCTTCAACAAGTTCGTTTCGAATATCCCCTACTTTATTTCCTCACCCCTGACATTCAAGCTGCTCAGACACGATTTTGATGTTGCTGTTGTCATGTACCAGCGTGAGTTTGCTGAAAGACTCGTAGCAAGGAAGGGTGAGAACTATGGCAGACTCAGTGTTGTAGTCAAAGCATACGCCAAGCCTGAAATCGTTGAATACGTCAGCAGGAAGGCGTTCAGACCTCCCCCTTCTGTGGACTCCGCAGTAGTCCGCTTAATAAAAAAACCTGAGATAGAGGTTGAAAACCTGCAGATTTTCGAAGACCTCGTCCGCTACTGCTTCTCGAGGAGGAGGAAGCAGCTCGGGAAAATTCTCGACGAGTGGATGGAAAGCAGGGGTATTTGGCTCGAGGTTCCCGAAGAGTTGAGAAGACTCAGGCCTGAGGACATCGAACCAGAAGTGTACGCTGAAATTGTTAAAAGCGCAAAGCTTTAA
- a CDS encoding tRNA pseudouridine(54/55) synthase Pus10 — protein sequence MLELCKKCIDRLGISADVKEVEGSECMLCLGLLWRTEEIARQIAESLEEYEFDTFQIGSRLEGSVKALEEYIFEKYGLTTEKSLKYHFNRELTKAFAALTGKSPDREPDVTIIYNIEKMDYETRIASLYIYGRYKKRVRNIPQTRWLCSACDGKGCEVCGFTGKRYPTSVEELIAEPCRRMAEGSYAVLHGAGREDVDARMLGNGRPFIVEIQNPKKRHIDLEKLEEIINREARGKVAVCCMKFAKARDVAFIKNAKFRKVYRAIVEFDREVSREELEDALKVLSNRVIEQYTPKRVEHRRANLLRKRRTYGIKLLLHRGNKAVIEIEAESGLYIKELVSGDEGRTRPSLSEVLNNYAKVVKLDVIRVEGGI from the coding sequence ATGCTTGAACTGTGCAAGAAGTGCATCGACAGACTTGGAATCAGTGCAGACGTTAAAGAAGTTGAAGGCAGCGAGTGCATGCTTTGCTTGGGCCTGCTCTGGAGGACGGAGGAGATAGCAAGGCAGATAGCGGAGAGTCTTGAGGAGTACGAGTTTGACACGTTTCAGATTGGAAGCAGGCTTGAAGGAAGCGTTAAAGCACTCGAAGAGTACATATTTGAAAAGTACGGCCTTACCACGGAAAAAAGCCTGAAGTATCACTTCAACAGGGAGCTTACCAAAGCTTTTGCAGCGCTTACTGGAAAAAGCCCAGATAGGGAGCCAGACGTTACGATAATCTACAACATAGAGAAGATGGACTACGAGACTCGGATAGCTTCCCTTTACATCTACGGCAGGTATAAAAAGAGAGTACGGAACATCCCGCAGACGAGGTGGCTCTGTTCTGCGTGTGACGGAAAAGGATGTGAGGTGTGTGGTTTTACGGGGAAGAGGTATCCTACTTCTGTTGAGGAGCTCATTGCGGAGCCGTGCAGGAGGATGGCTGAGGGAAGCTACGCGGTTCTTCATGGGGCGGGAAGAGAAGATGTCGATGCGAGGATGCTTGGAAACGGAAGGCCATTCATAGTCGAAATTCAGAATCCAAAAAAAAGGCACATAGACCTTGAAAAGCTTGAAGAGATTATAAACAGGGAGGCAAGAGGGAAGGTTGCGGTTTGCTGCATGAAGTTTGCGAAGGCGAGAGATGTAGCCTTCATCAAGAACGCGAAGTTCAGGAAAGTTTACAGAGCTATCGTTGAGTTTGACCGAGAAGTGAGCAGGGAAGAGCTTGAAGATGCCCTTAAGGTTCTGAGCAACAGGGTTATAGAGCAGTACACTCCCAAGAGGGTGGAGCACAGGAGGGCAAATCTCTTAAGGAAGAGAAGAACATACGGGATAAAACTCCTGCTCCACAGAGGAAATAAGGCCGTCATAGAGATTGAAGCTGAAAGCGGGCTGTACATAAAAGAGCTCGTTAGCGGAGATGAGGGAAGAACGAGGCCAAGCCTGTCGGAAGTTTTAAATAACTATGCGAAGGTCGTTAAGCTCGACGTCATCAGGGTAGAGGGTGGCATCTGA
- a CDS encoding two-component system sensor histidine kinase NtrB, with product MVVVMAEEAAEEDAFCIVDSFLDAIVEVDSEGRVTFWNRAAERMFGYTQDEAAGRPIWELIVPEKYVEANKRGFKHFRRTGDGPVIGKTVRLEAKRKDGSVFPIELSVSRRYVNGEWRAVAVVRDVSDKVEAERKINELNKHLRILNSLLRHDIKNALTTAKLCLDLLRDYAPDELAERLEKQLEKAFDIIEDVKHVELMLNSGELHPVNIGEVVREQAAIFGIECKVPDVYVEADSALKSVVFNLIHNAFIHNDNVNVEISLRRNGKWVELRIADDGKGIPDELKQIVFEEGFKGETGRTGLGLYLVKETVKRYGGEVWVEDNKPKGSVFVIRLRTCQ from the coding sequence ATGGTAGTGGTGATGGCGGAGGAGGCTGCAGAGGAGGATGCATTCTGTATTGTAGATTCGTTCCTCGATGCAATAGTCGAGGTTGACAGCGAGGGAAGAGTGACCTTCTGGAACAGGGCAGCAGAGAGGATGTTCGGATATACACAGGACGAGGCTGCAGGAAGACCAATATGGGAACTCATAGTCCCCGAGAAGTATGTCGAGGCTAACAAGAGAGGATTTAAACACTTCAGAAGGACGGGAGATGGGCCGGTAATCGGAAAAACTGTCAGACTCGAAGCAAAACGAAAGGATGGCAGTGTTTTCCCAATAGAGCTTTCAGTTTCCAGGAGATACGTGAACGGTGAATGGAGGGCAGTTGCAGTTGTCAGAGACGTGTCGGATAAAGTCGAGGCGGAGAGAAAGATAAACGAGCTAAACAAGCACCTCAGAATTCTTAACAGCCTTCTGAGGCACGATATAAAGAACGCTCTGACCACAGCCAAGCTGTGCCTCGACCTTCTGCGCGACTACGCTCCCGATGAACTTGCTGAAAGACTGGAAAAGCAGCTTGAAAAAGCCTTTGACATAATAGAGGACGTAAAGCATGTGGAGCTTATGCTGAACTCAGGAGAACTGCATCCTGTAAACATTGGCGAAGTTGTCAGAGAACAGGCAGCTATTTTCGGAATTGAGTGCAAAGTACCAGACGTCTACGTCGAAGCCGATTCTGCACTGAAGTCAGTGGTATTTAACCTTATACACAACGCATTCATCCATAATGACAACGTAAACGTTGAAATCTCACTCAGGAGGAATGGAAAGTGGGTCGAACTCAGGATAGCGGACGACGGAAAGGGTATTCCCGATGAGCTCAAGCAGATTGTGTTCGAGGAGGGCTTCAAGGGCGAGACGGGCAGGACGGGGCTTGGCCTCTACCTCGTTAAGGAGACTGTGAAGAGGTACGGCGGAGAAGTGTGGGTGGAGGATAACAAGCCGAAAGGTAGCGTCTTCGTTATCAGGCTCAGGACGTGCCAGTAA
- a CDS encoding sugar phosphate nucleotidyltransferase — MKVVIMAGGYATRLWPITKTKAKPLLPMGKRRIIDIVYDKVKSFGTVVVSTNRRFEPDFRKWAEDKDVELFVEDSMSEEEKLGAVRALAEVAAYLDDEMLVVAGDNLFSFTLEGFVEFYREKGEPVTALYDVGDYELAKRYGVAELDGRRIVGFMEKPASPPSTLVGIGIYAFPRRVCGLLSEYVEGNAKADNIGDFMGWLCEREELYGYAFSGNWYDIGSPDSYIEAFKTFMEHSVAEVEVDRRAKIIEPVAIEEGVKIIGRSIVGPYAYIGRNCVIENSDVCDSVVFDNVILRRAKVWRSIVDEDCEIRNLDLSGSIIGAHAKIQRGE, encoded by the coding sequence ATGAAGGTCGTGATAATGGCCGGAGGTTACGCAACGAGGCTCTGGCCAATAACGAAAACGAAGGCCAAGCCGCTGCTCCCCATGGGTAAGAGAAGGATAATCGACATAGTTTACGATAAGGTAAAATCCTTTGGCACTGTTGTTGTTTCCACCAACAGGCGCTTTGAGCCGGACTTCAGGAAATGGGCAGAAGACAAGGATGTTGAACTCTTCGTCGAGGATAGTATGAGCGAGGAGGAGAAGCTCGGGGCTGTTAGAGCTCTTGCAGAAGTTGCCGCTTATCTTGACGATGAAATGCTCGTGGTTGCGGGTGATAACCTTTTCTCCTTCACCCTTGAGGGCTTTGTGGAGTTCTACAGAGAAAAAGGGGAGCCTGTCACAGCTCTATACGATGTGGGCGATTACGAGCTGGCAAAGCGCTACGGTGTTGCAGAACTTGACGGCCGGAGGATTGTTGGGTTCATGGAGAAGCCAGCAAGTCCGCCGTCAACGCTTGTCGGCATTGGGATTTACGCCTTTCCGCGTAGAGTTTGCGGGCTACTTTCAGAGTATGTGGAGGGCAATGCGAAGGCAGACAACATAGGCGATTTCATGGGCTGGCTGTGCGAGAGGGAGGAGCTTTACGGCTACGCGTTCAGCGGAAACTGGTACGACATAGGTAGTCCTGACTCATACATTGAGGCGTTCAAGACCTTCATGGAGCACAGCGTCGCGGAAGTGGAAGTTGACAGGCGTGCCAAGATAATTGAGCCTGTGGCGATAGAAGAGGGTGTGAAAATCATTGGCCGCTCAATTGTTGGGCCGTACGCGTACATAGGCAGGAACTGTGTTATAGAGAACTCCGACGTGTGTGACAGCGTGGTTTTCGACAACGTCATACTCAGGAGGGCGAAGGTGTGGAGGAGTATAGTTGACGAGGATTGCGAGATAAGGAATCTCGATTTAAGTGGTTCGATAATAGGGGCGCATGCGAAGATTCAGAGGGGTGAGTAG